A genomic region of Ochotona princeps isolate mOchPri1 chromosome 17, mOchPri1.hap1, whole genome shotgun sequence contains the following coding sequences:
- the LOC131482343 gene encoding leucine-rich repeat-containing protein 37A2-like, whose amino-acid sequence MVPVSDCLVRVFSYRGFFDRSSRKRMDSETQEGFFWLRWPLWLRDMYKPLNDARQKEMARKLHDKESSEEDEMFQKDAGMVSEGPGEMAHTESAAKGESEAPEEEHTE is encoded by the exons ATGGTACCAGTCTCTGATTGTCTCGTGCGTGTGTTTTCCTACAGGGGCTTTTTCGATCGTTCGTCTAGGAAGCGCATGGACAGCGAGACCCAG GAGGGCTTTTTCTGGCTGAGGTGGCCGCTCTGGCTAAGGGATATGTACAAACCTCTTAATGATGCACGCCAGAAAGAGATGGCTCGGAAGCTCCATGACAAGGAGTCCTCTGAGGAAGATGAGATGTTTCAAAAGGATGCAGG CATGGTGAGTGAAGGCCCAGGTGAGATGGCGCACACTGAGTCGGCTGCCAAAGGAGAAAGTGAAGCCCCCGAGGAGGAGCACACCGAGTGA